A genomic segment from Lasioglossum baleicum chromosome 5, iyLasBale1, whole genome shotgun sequence encodes:
- the Cdc14 gene encoding cell division cycle protein 14 isoform X1: MEDTNDILVCTTEFIKDRLYFITLRTTIKPKSTPNTHYFSIDDELVYENFYNDFGPLNLAMLYHYCQKVNKKLKAVTLKKKKIIHYTTMDPEKRLNAAFLIGSYAILYLKRTAEDAFNCLTSSPNCPFIMFRDASVGTPCFQISLSECLSAIYKCHRLGFFNFQDFRVKEYEYFERVENGDLNWIVPGKFIAFCGPYLKSKIENGYPLHSPESYFTYFRRNNVSTIIRLNKKIYDASSFTDAGFEHKDLFFVDGSTPTDSIMRQFLKIAENASGAVAVHCRAGLGRTGSLIGCYIMKHYHLTAHETIAWIRICRPGSVIGHQQQWLEKKEAYLHSLLKEPLQLDAENGNPVHKYGIYSIVGRPKTVFLSNFKESHLVQDNVSGIMHRVDGITLDDHTPAAAAAAAVAAAGTSTTIYMPLTQGGKLNLIKAKRRSLPTNHNINTTTKPSTVAQEDELLIDTYYIFSPYLRPLLQARSQKSTSNALTRNKEKDSTKKVLPRSTTTAIAKRNSWLVNSTCDPSSRRVKSTKPATQIHNINNNNNTTTATSVTSISVSKPVTRASIRTSCITETRTSHESTNYSISQPQQGMNMILRSADRVNRYHSLKHGVGEDNPVIRASHQRRRSHRLNPIIQ; encoded by the exons ATGGAGGATACAAACGACATACTAGTATGCACGACAGAATTTATAAAAG atcgattatattttataacattgaGAACGACGATAAAGCCAAAGAGTACTCCAAACACACATTATTTCAGTATCGACGACGAATTagtttatgaaaatttttataatgattTTGGCCCATTGAATCTTGCGATGTTGTATCATTACTGTCAGAAAGTGAATAAAAAGCTGAAGGCGGTCAccttaaagaagaaaaagattatACATTACACAACCATGGATCCGGAGAAGAGATTGAACGCCGCTTTCCTTATTGGAAGCTACGCG ATATTGTATTTGAAACGTACAGCCGAAGATGCGTTCAATTGTTTAACTAGCAGTCCCAATTGCCCGTTTATCATGTTTCGCGATGCTTCTGTTGGTACGCCGTGCTTCCAAATATCGTTGAGCGAATGTCTAAGTGCCATATACAAGTGCCACAGACtgggattttttaattttcaagattttcgtgTGAAAGAATACGAGTACTTCGAAAGAGTTGAGAACGGAGATTTGAATTGGATCGTTCCTGGtaaatttattgcattttgCGGGCCTTATCTTAAATCTAAAATAGAAAACG GATACCCTCTTCACTCACCGGAATCGTATTTTACATATTTCCGACGCAACAACGTATCTACCATAATACGTcttaataagaaaatttatgATGCTTCGAGTTTCACGGACGCAGGATTTGAACATAAAGATCTATTTTTCGTGGACGGTTCGACTCCGACGGACTCGATTATGcgtcaatttcttaaaatagcgGAAAACGCGAGCGGCGCCGTTGCTGTACATTGTAGGGCAGGACTTGGTAGGACAGGTTCTTTGATAGGCTGTTATATCATGAAACATTATCATTTAACTGCTCACGAAACGATCGCATGGATAAGAATATGTAGACCAGGCTCGGTGATCGGACACCAACAACAATGGTTGGAAAA GAAGGAAGCGTACCTCCACTCTCTATTGAAAGAGCCTTTGCAGCTCGATGCGGAAAATGGGAATCCAGTACACAAATATGGAATTTACTCTATAGTTGGCAGACCGAAGACAGTATTCTTGTCTAATTTTAAGGAATCTCACTTGGTGCAGGATAATGTTTCGGGAATAATGCATCGGGTAGATGGGATCACGTTGGACGATCATActcctgctgctgctgctgctgctgctgttgccgcTGCTGGGACTAGTACAACAATATATATGCCATTAACTCAGGGTGGAAAATTAAACTTAATTAAAGCGAAACGAAGGAGTTTACCAACGAATCACAACATTAATACAACAACCAAACCTTCCACAGTTGCACa AGAGGACGAATTACTCATAGATACATACTATATTTTTAGCCCTTATTTAAGACCGTTATTGCAAGCTAGAAGTCAGAAGAGTACAAGTAATGCGTTAACTAGAAATAAGGAAAAGGATTCGACCAAGAAGGTTCTACCTAGATCCACGACAACAGCTATCGCTAAGAG AAACAGTTGGCTGGTCAACAGTACCTGTGATCCATCTTCGCGTCGTGTTAAGTCTACTAAACCAGCGACACAGATCCATAatatcaacaacaacaacaacacaaCTACCGCTACTTCCGTTACGTCAATATCTGTATCGAAACCGGTGACAAGGGCCAGTATAAGAACTTCCTGCATCACCGAGACTCGTACTTCGCACGAGTCTACAAATTATTCGATCTCGCAACCCCAACAAGGCATGAATATGATTCTCAGGTCTGCGGATCGAGTAAATCGCTATCATTCTCTAAAGCA TGGCGTTGGAGAGGACAATCCAGTAATTCGAGCATCTCACCAGCGCCGAAGATCTCATCGCTTAAATCCAATTATTCAGTAG
- the Cdc14 gene encoding cell division cycle protein 14 isoform X3 translates to MEDTNDILVCTTEFIKDRLYFITLRTTIKPKSTPNTHYFSIDDELVYENFYNDFGPLNLAMLYHYCQKVNKKLKAVTLKKKKIIHYTTMDPEKRLNAAFLIGSYAILYLKRTAEDAFNCLTSSPNCPFIMFRDASVGTPCFQISLSECLSAIYKCHRLGFFNFQDFRVKEYEYFERVENGDLNWIVPGKFIAFCGPYLKSKIENGYPLHSPESYFTYFRRNNVSTIIRLNKKIYDASSFTDAGFEHKDLFFVDGSTPTDSIMRQFLKIAENASGAVAVHCRAGLGRTGSLIGCYIMKHYHLTAHETIAWIRICRPGSVIGHQQQWLEKKEAYLHSLLKEPLQLDAENGNPVHKYGIYSIVGRPKTVFLSNFKESHLVQDNVSGIMHRVDGITLDDHTPAAAAAAAVAAAGTSTTIYMPLTQGGKLNLIKAKRRSLPTNHNINTTTKPSTVAHPYLRPLLQARSQKSTSNALTRNKEKDSTKKVLPRSTTTAIAKRNSWLVNSTCDPSSRRVKSTKPATQIHNINNNNNTTTATSVTSISVSKPVTRASIRTSCITETRTSHESTNYSISQPQQGMNMILRSADRVNRYHSLKHGVGEDNPVIRASHQRRRSHRLNPIIQ, encoded by the exons ATGGAGGATACAAACGACATACTAGTATGCACGACAGAATTTATAAAAG atcgattatattttataacattgaGAACGACGATAAAGCCAAAGAGTACTCCAAACACACATTATTTCAGTATCGACGACGAATTagtttatgaaaatttttataatgattTTGGCCCATTGAATCTTGCGATGTTGTATCATTACTGTCAGAAAGTGAATAAAAAGCTGAAGGCGGTCAccttaaagaagaaaaagattatACATTACACAACCATGGATCCGGAGAAGAGATTGAACGCCGCTTTCCTTATTGGAAGCTACGCG ATATTGTATTTGAAACGTACAGCCGAAGATGCGTTCAATTGTTTAACTAGCAGTCCCAATTGCCCGTTTATCATGTTTCGCGATGCTTCTGTTGGTACGCCGTGCTTCCAAATATCGTTGAGCGAATGTCTAAGTGCCATATACAAGTGCCACAGACtgggattttttaattttcaagattttcgtgTGAAAGAATACGAGTACTTCGAAAGAGTTGAGAACGGAGATTTGAATTGGATCGTTCCTGGtaaatttattgcattttgCGGGCCTTATCTTAAATCTAAAATAGAAAACG GATACCCTCTTCACTCACCGGAATCGTATTTTACATATTTCCGACGCAACAACGTATCTACCATAATACGTcttaataagaaaatttatgATGCTTCGAGTTTCACGGACGCAGGATTTGAACATAAAGATCTATTTTTCGTGGACGGTTCGACTCCGACGGACTCGATTATGcgtcaatttcttaaaatagcgGAAAACGCGAGCGGCGCCGTTGCTGTACATTGTAGGGCAGGACTTGGTAGGACAGGTTCTTTGATAGGCTGTTATATCATGAAACATTATCATTTAACTGCTCACGAAACGATCGCATGGATAAGAATATGTAGACCAGGCTCGGTGATCGGACACCAACAACAATGGTTGGAAAA GAAGGAAGCGTACCTCCACTCTCTATTGAAAGAGCCTTTGCAGCTCGATGCGGAAAATGGGAATCCAGTACACAAATATGGAATTTACTCTATAGTTGGCAGACCGAAGACAGTATTCTTGTCTAATTTTAAGGAATCTCACTTGGTGCAGGATAATGTTTCGGGAATAATGCATCGGGTAGATGGGATCACGTTGGACGATCATActcctgctgctgctgctgctgctgctgttgccgcTGCTGGGACTAGTACAACAATATATATGCCATTAACTCAGGGTGGAAAATTAAACTTAATTAAAGCGAAACGAAGGAGTTTACCAACGAATCACAACATTAATACAACAACCAAACCTTCCACAGTTGCACa CCCTTATTTAAGACCGTTATTGCAAGCTAGAAGTCAGAAGAGTACAAGTAATGCGTTAACTAGAAATAAGGAAAAGGATTCGACCAAGAAGGTTCTACCTAGATCCACGACAACAGCTATCGCTAAGAG AAACAGTTGGCTGGTCAACAGTACCTGTGATCCATCTTCGCGTCGTGTTAAGTCTACTAAACCAGCGACACAGATCCATAatatcaacaacaacaacaacacaaCTACCGCTACTTCCGTTACGTCAATATCTGTATCGAAACCGGTGACAAGGGCCAGTATAAGAACTTCCTGCATCACCGAGACTCGTACTTCGCACGAGTCTACAAATTATTCGATCTCGCAACCCCAACAAGGCATGAATATGATTCTCAGGTCTGCGGATCGAGTAAATCGCTATCATTCTCTAAAGCA TGGCGTTGGAGAGGACAATCCAGTAATTCGAGCATCTCACCAGCGCCGAAGATCTCATCGCTTAAATCCAATTATTCAGTAG
- the Cdc14 gene encoding cell division cycle protein 14 isoform X8 has protein sequence MEDTNDILVCTTEFIKDRLYFITLRTTIKPKSTPNTHYFSIDDELVYENFYNDFGPLNLAMLYHYCQKVNKKLKAVTLKKKKIIHYTTMDPEKRLNAAFLIGSYAILYLKRTAEDAFNCLTSSPNCPFIMFRDASVGTPCFQISLSECLSAIYKCHRLGFFNFQDFRVKEYEYFERVENGDLNWIVPGKFIAFCGPYLKSKIENGYPLHSPESYFTYFRRNNVSTIIRLNKKIYDASSFTDAGFEHKDLFFVDGSTPTDSIMRQFLKIAENASGAVAVHCRAGLGRTGSLIGCYIMKHYHLTAHETIAWIRICRPGSVIGHQQQWLEKKEAYLHSLLKEPLQLDAENGNPVHKYGIYSIVGRPKTVFLSNFKESHLVQDNVSGIMHRVDGITLDDHTPAAAAAAAVAAAGTSTTIYMPLTQGGKLNLIKAKRRSLPTNHNINTTTKPSTVAHPYLRPLLQARSQKSTSNALTRNKEKDSTKKVLPRSTTTAIAKSGVGEDNPVIRASHQRRRSHRLNPIIQ, from the exons ATGGAGGATACAAACGACATACTAGTATGCACGACAGAATTTATAAAAG atcgattatattttataacattgaGAACGACGATAAAGCCAAAGAGTACTCCAAACACACATTATTTCAGTATCGACGACGAATTagtttatgaaaatttttataatgattTTGGCCCATTGAATCTTGCGATGTTGTATCATTACTGTCAGAAAGTGAATAAAAAGCTGAAGGCGGTCAccttaaagaagaaaaagattatACATTACACAACCATGGATCCGGAGAAGAGATTGAACGCCGCTTTCCTTATTGGAAGCTACGCG ATATTGTATTTGAAACGTACAGCCGAAGATGCGTTCAATTGTTTAACTAGCAGTCCCAATTGCCCGTTTATCATGTTTCGCGATGCTTCTGTTGGTACGCCGTGCTTCCAAATATCGTTGAGCGAATGTCTAAGTGCCATATACAAGTGCCACAGACtgggattttttaattttcaagattttcgtgTGAAAGAATACGAGTACTTCGAAAGAGTTGAGAACGGAGATTTGAATTGGATCGTTCCTGGtaaatttattgcattttgCGGGCCTTATCTTAAATCTAAAATAGAAAACG GATACCCTCTTCACTCACCGGAATCGTATTTTACATATTTCCGACGCAACAACGTATCTACCATAATACGTcttaataagaaaatttatgATGCTTCGAGTTTCACGGACGCAGGATTTGAACATAAAGATCTATTTTTCGTGGACGGTTCGACTCCGACGGACTCGATTATGcgtcaatttcttaaaatagcgGAAAACGCGAGCGGCGCCGTTGCTGTACATTGTAGGGCAGGACTTGGTAGGACAGGTTCTTTGATAGGCTGTTATATCATGAAACATTATCATTTAACTGCTCACGAAACGATCGCATGGATAAGAATATGTAGACCAGGCTCGGTGATCGGACACCAACAACAATGGTTGGAAAA GAAGGAAGCGTACCTCCACTCTCTATTGAAAGAGCCTTTGCAGCTCGATGCGGAAAATGGGAATCCAGTACACAAATATGGAATTTACTCTATAGTTGGCAGACCGAAGACAGTATTCTTGTCTAATTTTAAGGAATCTCACTTGGTGCAGGATAATGTTTCGGGAATAATGCATCGGGTAGATGGGATCACGTTGGACGATCATActcctgctgctgctgctgctgctgctgttgccgcTGCTGGGACTAGTACAACAATATATATGCCATTAACTCAGGGTGGAAAATTAAACTTAATTAAAGCGAAACGAAGGAGTTTACCAACGAATCACAACATTAATACAACAACCAAACCTTCCACAGTTGCACa CCCTTATTTAAGACCGTTATTGCAAGCTAGAAGTCAGAAGAGTACAAGTAATGCGTTAACTAGAAATAAGGAAAAGGATTCGACCAAGAAGGTTCTACCTAGATCCACGACAACAGCTATCGCTAAGAG TGGCGTTGGAGAGGACAATCCAGTAATTCGAGCATCTCACCAGCGCCGAAGATCTCATCGCTTAAATCCAATTATTCAGTAG
- the Cdc14 gene encoding cell division cycle protein 14 isoform X7 — MEDTNDILVCTTEFIKDRLYFITLRTTIKPKSTPNTHYFSIDDELVYENFYNDFGPLNLAMLYHYCQKVNKKLKAVTLKKKKIIHYTTMDPEKRLNAAFLIGSYAILYLKRTAEDAFNCLTSSPNCPFIMFRDASVGTPCFQISLSECLSAIYKCHRLGFFNFQDFRVKEYEYFERVENGDLNWIVPGKFIAFCGPYLKSKIENGYPLHSPESYFTYFRRNNVSTIIRLNKKIYDASSFTDAGFEHKDLFFVDGSTPTDSIMRQFLKIAENASGAVAVHCRAGLGRTGSLIGCYIMKHYHLTAHETIAWIRICRPGSVIGHQQQWLEKKEAYLHSLLKEPLQLDAENGNPVHKYGIYSIVGRPKTVFLSNFKESHLVQDNVSGIMHRVDGITLDDHTPAAAAAAAVAAAGTSTTIYMPLTQGGKLNLIKAKRRSLPTNHNINTTTKPSTVAQEDELLIDTYYIFSPYLRPLLQARSQKSTSNALTRNKEKDSTKKVLPRSTTTAIAKSGVGEDNPVIRASHQRRRSHRLNPIIQ; from the exons ATGGAGGATACAAACGACATACTAGTATGCACGACAGAATTTATAAAAG atcgattatattttataacattgaGAACGACGATAAAGCCAAAGAGTACTCCAAACACACATTATTTCAGTATCGACGACGAATTagtttatgaaaatttttataatgattTTGGCCCATTGAATCTTGCGATGTTGTATCATTACTGTCAGAAAGTGAATAAAAAGCTGAAGGCGGTCAccttaaagaagaaaaagattatACATTACACAACCATGGATCCGGAGAAGAGATTGAACGCCGCTTTCCTTATTGGAAGCTACGCG ATATTGTATTTGAAACGTACAGCCGAAGATGCGTTCAATTGTTTAACTAGCAGTCCCAATTGCCCGTTTATCATGTTTCGCGATGCTTCTGTTGGTACGCCGTGCTTCCAAATATCGTTGAGCGAATGTCTAAGTGCCATATACAAGTGCCACAGACtgggattttttaattttcaagattttcgtgTGAAAGAATACGAGTACTTCGAAAGAGTTGAGAACGGAGATTTGAATTGGATCGTTCCTGGtaaatttattgcattttgCGGGCCTTATCTTAAATCTAAAATAGAAAACG GATACCCTCTTCACTCACCGGAATCGTATTTTACATATTTCCGACGCAACAACGTATCTACCATAATACGTcttaataagaaaatttatgATGCTTCGAGTTTCACGGACGCAGGATTTGAACATAAAGATCTATTTTTCGTGGACGGTTCGACTCCGACGGACTCGATTATGcgtcaatttcttaaaatagcgGAAAACGCGAGCGGCGCCGTTGCTGTACATTGTAGGGCAGGACTTGGTAGGACAGGTTCTTTGATAGGCTGTTATATCATGAAACATTATCATTTAACTGCTCACGAAACGATCGCATGGATAAGAATATGTAGACCAGGCTCGGTGATCGGACACCAACAACAATGGTTGGAAAA GAAGGAAGCGTACCTCCACTCTCTATTGAAAGAGCCTTTGCAGCTCGATGCGGAAAATGGGAATCCAGTACACAAATATGGAATTTACTCTATAGTTGGCAGACCGAAGACAGTATTCTTGTCTAATTTTAAGGAATCTCACTTGGTGCAGGATAATGTTTCGGGAATAATGCATCGGGTAGATGGGATCACGTTGGACGATCATActcctgctgctgctgctgctgctgctgttgccgcTGCTGGGACTAGTACAACAATATATATGCCATTAACTCAGGGTGGAAAATTAAACTTAATTAAAGCGAAACGAAGGAGTTTACCAACGAATCACAACATTAATACAACAACCAAACCTTCCACAGTTGCACa AGAGGACGAATTACTCATAGATACATACTATATTTTTAGCCCTTATTTAAGACCGTTATTGCAAGCTAGAAGTCAGAAGAGTACAAGTAATGCGTTAACTAGAAATAAGGAAAAGGATTCGACCAAGAAGGTTCTACCTAGATCCACGACAACAGCTATCGCTAAGAG TGGCGTTGGAGAGGACAATCCAGTAATTCGAGCATCTCACCAGCGCCGAAGATCTCATCGCTTAAATCCAATTATTCAGTAG
- the Cdc14 gene encoding cell division cycle protein 14 isoform X2, which translates to MEDTNDILVCTTEFIKDRLYFITLRTTIKPKSTPNTHYFSIDDELVYENFYNDFGPLNLAMLYHYCQKVNKKLKAVTLKKKKIIHYTTMDPEKRLNAAFLIGSYAILYLKRTAEDAFNCLTSSPNCPFIMFRDASVGTPCFQISLSECLSAIYKCHRLGFFNFQDFRVKEYEYFERVENGDLNWIVPGKFIAFCGPYLKSKIENGYPLHSPESYFTYFRRNNVSTIIRLNKKIYDASSFTDAGFEHKDLFFVDGSTPTDSIMRQFLKIAENASGAVAVHCRAGLGRTGSLIGCYIMKHYHLTAHETIAWIRICRPGSVIGHQQQWLEKKEAYLHSLLKEPLQLDAENGNPVHKYGIYSIVGRPKTVFLSNFKESHLVQDNVSGIMHRVDGITLDDHTPAAAAAAAVAAAGTSTTIYMPLTQGGKLNLIKAKRRSLPTNHNINTTTKPSTVAQEDELLIDTYYIFSPYLRPLLQARSQKSTSNALTRNKEKDSTKKVLPRSTTTAIAKSWLVNSTCDPSSRRVKSTKPATQIHNINNNNNTTTATSVTSISVSKPVTRASIRTSCITETRTSHESTNYSISQPQQGMNMILRSADRVNRYHSLKHGVGEDNPVIRASHQRRRSHRLNPIIQ; encoded by the exons ATGGAGGATACAAACGACATACTAGTATGCACGACAGAATTTATAAAAG atcgattatattttataacattgaGAACGACGATAAAGCCAAAGAGTACTCCAAACACACATTATTTCAGTATCGACGACGAATTagtttatgaaaatttttataatgattTTGGCCCATTGAATCTTGCGATGTTGTATCATTACTGTCAGAAAGTGAATAAAAAGCTGAAGGCGGTCAccttaaagaagaaaaagattatACATTACACAACCATGGATCCGGAGAAGAGATTGAACGCCGCTTTCCTTATTGGAAGCTACGCG ATATTGTATTTGAAACGTACAGCCGAAGATGCGTTCAATTGTTTAACTAGCAGTCCCAATTGCCCGTTTATCATGTTTCGCGATGCTTCTGTTGGTACGCCGTGCTTCCAAATATCGTTGAGCGAATGTCTAAGTGCCATATACAAGTGCCACAGACtgggattttttaattttcaagattttcgtgTGAAAGAATACGAGTACTTCGAAAGAGTTGAGAACGGAGATTTGAATTGGATCGTTCCTGGtaaatttattgcattttgCGGGCCTTATCTTAAATCTAAAATAGAAAACG GATACCCTCTTCACTCACCGGAATCGTATTTTACATATTTCCGACGCAACAACGTATCTACCATAATACGTcttaataagaaaatttatgATGCTTCGAGTTTCACGGACGCAGGATTTGAACATAAAGATCTATTTTTCGTGGACGGTTCGACTCCGACGGACTCGATTATGcgtcaatttcttaaaatagcgGAAAACGCGAGCGGCGCCGTTGCTGTACATTGTAGGGCAGGACTTGGTAGGACAGGTTCTTTGATAGGCTGTTATATCATGAAACATTATCATTTAACTGCTCACGAAACGATCGCATGGATAAGAATATGTAGACCAGGCTCGGTGATCGGACACCAACAACAATGGTTGGAAAA GAAGGAAGCGTACCTCCACTCTCTATTGAAAGAGCCTTTGCAGCTCGATGCGGAAAATGGGAATCCAGTACACAAATATGGAATTTACTCTATAGTTGGCAGACCGAAGACAGTATTCTTGTCTAATTTTAAGGAATCTCACTTGGTGCAGGATAATGTTTCGGGAATAATGCATCGGGTAGATGGGATCACGTTGGACGATCATActcctgctgctgctgctgctgctgctgttgccgcTGCTGGGACTAGTACAACAATATATATGCCATTAACTCAGGGTGGAAAATTAAACTTAATTAAAGCGAAACGAAGGAGTTTACCAACGAATCACAACATTAATACAACAACCAAACCTTCCACAGTTGCACa AGAGGACGAATTACTCATAGATACATACTATATTTTTAGCCCTTATTTAAGACCGTTATTGCAAGCTAGAAGTCAGAAGAGTACAAGTAATGCGTTAACTAGAAATAAGGAAAAGGATTCGACCAAGAAGGTTCTACCTAGATCCACGACAACAGCTATCGCTAAGAG TTGGCTGGTCAACAGTACCTGTGATCCATCTTCGCGTCGTGTTAAGTCTACTAAACCAGCGACACAGATCCATAatatcaacaacaacaacaacacaaCTACCGCTACTTCCGTTACGTCAATATCTGTATCGAAACCGGTGACAAGGGCCAGTATAAGAACTTCCTGCATCACCGAGACTCGTACTTCGCACGAGTCTACAAATTATTCGATCTCGCAACCCCAACAAGGCATGAATATGATTCTCAGGTCTGCGGATCGAGTAAATCGCTATCATTCTCTAAAGCA TGGCGTTGGAGAGGACAATCCAGTAATTCGAGCATCTCACCAGCGCCGAAGATCTCATCGCTTAAATCCAATTATTCAGTAG
- the Cdc14 gene encoding cell division cycle protein 14 isoform X4: MEDTNDILVCTTEFIKDRLYFITLRTTIKPKSTPNTHYFSIDDELVYENFYNDFGPLNLAMLYHYCQKVNKKLKAVTLKKKKIIHYTTMDPEKRLNAAFLIGSYAILYLKRTAEDAFNCLTSSPNCPFIMFRDASVGTPCFQISLSECLSAIYKCHRLGFFNFQDFRVKEYEYFERVENGDLNWIVPGKFIAFCGPYLKSKIENGYPLHSPESYFTYFRRNNVSTIIRLNKKIYDASSFTDAGFEHKDLFFVDGSTPTDSIMRQFLKIAENASGAVAVHCRAGLGRTGSLIGCYIMKHYHLTAHETIAWIRICRPGSVIGHQQQWLEKKEAYLHSLLKEPLQLDAENGNPVHKYGIYSIVGRPKTVFLSNFKESHLVQDNVSGIMHRVDGITLDDHTPAAAAAAAVAAAGTSTTIYMPLTQGGKLNLIKAKRRSLPTNHNINTTTKPSTVAHPYLRPLLQARSQKSTSNALTRNKEKDSTKKVLPRSTTTAIAKSWLVNSTCDPSSRRVKSTKPATQIHNINNNNNTTTATSVTSISVSKPVTRASIRTSCITETRTSHESTNYSISQPQQGMNMILRSADRVNRYHSLKHGVGEDNPVIRASHQRRRSHRLNPIIQ, from the exons ATGGAGGATACAAACGACATACTAGTATGCACGACAGAATTTATAAAAG atcgattatattttataacattgaGAACGACGATAAAGCCAAAGAGTACTCCAAACACACATTATTTCAGTATCGACGACGAATTagtttatgaaaatttttataatgattTTGGCCCATTGAATCTTGCGATGTTGTATCATTACTGTCAGAAAGTGAATAAAAAGCTGAAGGCGGTCAccttaaagaagaaaaagattatACATTACACAACCATGGATCCGGAGAAGAGATTGAACGCCGCTTTCCTTATTGGAAGCTACGCG ATATTGTATTTGAAACGTACAGCCGAAGATGCGTTCAATTGTTTAACTAGCAGTCCCAATTGCCCGTTTATCATGTTTCGCGATGCTTCTGTTGGTACGCCGTGCTTCCAAATATCGTTGAGCGAATGTCTAAGTGCCATATACAAGTGCCACAGACtgggattttttaattttcaagattttcgtgTGAAAGAATACGAGTACTTCGAAAGAGTTGAGAACGGAGATTTGAATTGGATCGTTCCTGGtaaatttattgcattttgCGGGCCTTATCTTAAATCTAAAATAGAAAACG GATACCCTCTTCACTCACCGGAATCGTATTTTACATATTTCCGACGCAACAACGTATCTACCATAATACGTcttaataagaaaatttatgATGCTTCGAGTTTCACGGACGCAGGATTTGAACATAAAGATCTATTTTTCGTGGACGGTTCGACTCCGACGGACTCGATTATGcgtcaatttcttaaaatagcgGAAAACGCGAGCGGCGCCGTTGCTGTACATTGTAGGGCAGGACTTGGTAGGACAGGTTCTTTGATAGGCTGTTATATCATGAAACATTATCATTTAACTGCTCACGAAACGATCGCATGGATAAGAATATGTAGACCAGGCTCGGTGATCGGACACCAACAACAATGGTTGGAAAA GAAGGAAGCGTACCTCCACTCTCTATTGAAAGAGCCTTTGCAGCTCGATGCGGAAAATGGGAATCCAGTACACAAATATGGAATTTACTCTATAGTTGGCAGACCGAAGACAGTATTCTTGTCTAATTTTAAGGAATCTCACTTGGTGCAGGATAATGTTTCGGGAATAATGCATCGGGTAGATGGGATCACGTTGGACGATCATActcctgctgctgctgctgctgctgctgttgccgcTGCTGGGACTAGTACAACAATATATATGCCATTAACTCAGGGTGGAAAATTAAACTTAATTAAAGCGAAACGAAGGAGTTTACCAACGAATCACAACATTAATACAACAACCAAACCTTCCACAGTTGCACa CCCTTATTTAAGACCGTTATTGCAAGCTAGAAGTCAGAAGAGTACAAGTAATGCGTTAACTAGAAATAAGGAAAAGGATTCGACCAAGAAGGTTCTACCTAGATCCACGACAACAGCTATCGCTAAGAG TTGGCTGGTCAACAGTACCTGTGATCCATCTTCGCGTCGTGTTAAGTCTACTAAACCAGCGACACAGATCCATAatatcaacaacaacaacaacacaaCTACCGCTACTTCCGTTACGTCAATATCTGTATCGAAACCGGTGACAAGGGCCAGTATAAGAACTTCCTGCATCACCGAGACTCGTACTTCGCACGAGTCTACAAATTATTCGATCTCGCAACCCCAACAAGGCATGAATATGATTCTCAGGTCTGCGGATCGAGTAAATCGCTATCATTCTCTAAAGCA TGGCGTTGGAGAGGACAATCCAGTAATTCGAGCATCTCACCAGCGCCGAAGATCTCATCGCTTAAATCCAATTATTCAGTAG